In the Papio anubis isolate 15944 chromosome 3, Panubis1.0, whole genome shotgun sequence genome, ggATGGGATGCTCATTTGGTTAGAGGAGCTCTCATTAAGGCTCAAATTAAGAATTTAACTCACCTCTCCAGACGGCTTTGCCCATTGAAGACAAACCAATGCATAGACTTATACCGAGCCCTGCACTGCTACGGCTCTACTTGGCCATAAGCAGGGTTAGTGCGAAACCCATCCACAAgtgttgctttttttgtttttgtttttgagatggagttttgctcttgttgcccaggcttgagtgcagggatgcgatcttggctcaccgcagcctccgcctgcctgagtctcccgagtagctgggattacaggcatgcaccaccacaccccccaattttgtagttttggtagcgtcggggtttctccacgttggtcagactggtcttgaactcccaacctcaggtgatctgcctgccttggcctcccagagtgctgagatttacaggcgtgagccactgcgcccggcccgtaTTGCTTCATTATACAAGGCACAGTGTTAGGTACTGTGACCATGCCCTTTTTTCAGGTAATATTTCTTCCTTGCGCTAAGGAGGCCAGCTGTAGGAATGAGTACTAGAAAGAAATATTGTCAACAGTGTTAGATGGATTTTACATGATTCATTACTTCAGGAGAGAAAATTCCTATTATGTGGTTAATGGAATtccttaccttttaaaaatcagatcatTACAGCCATGCTAATTTGGTGGATAAGGCATTGCAGCtcttgaagaaaagaatactGAAAGGAGACACTCTGGCATATTTCCTGAGAGGTCAACTATATTTTGAAGAGgtatcattttttgtttatttgttttcatttcctataATTCTGTTGTTAGATCCTGAGACAAAAATTTCATGTAGAGTTTCTTACTGTGTTATACTAGGGAAATTCTGTCCAATTACATAGACTATGGCTGTGGCTTTAACAGTGGGATACAGTGCTGCTAGCTTGAGGAGTTACCTGACCTTTCTTCATAAAATCCATGTCATGAAAGCCATTTATGGGAGTCATTTTAGTATAAAATCCATTTCACACTAtagattaaaaatcaaatttttatatatttgctcaaaatatttaataatacaaattatattatcaggccgggtgcggtggctcacatctgtaatcccagcgctttgggaggccgaggcaggtggatcacctgaggtcaggagttgggagaccagcctCTCCAACATAGctaaaccccgcctctactaaaaaaaaaaaagaaatagccaggcatggtggtgcacatctgtaatcccagctacttgggagactgaggcagagaattgcttgaacccaggaggcagaggttgcagtgagccgagattgtgccactgcactccagcctgggtgacagaatgagactccctctcaaaaaaaaaaattatattatcagATATCTTCATATTAATAATTGAAGCCCTGATTTTTATCTAGTACTTAGAGGCGGCTTTAGTTGTTCCTGGACAGCATAGGAGGAAATCGCCCTCGTTCTCCACATCTTGTTGGGATAACCTGGGAAGTAGACTGAGGCATGGCTATGCCAGCTGTCCCCCCAACTTCAGTAATGTAGTTTCCGTTTTTCACTGATTTCCCGGGGAAGACTTGACAAGGGACAGACTGTCCTTCACCATTCGTTGACTATTTGGGCAGCTGTTCACCTATATCCCACTTACTCTCTCACTTTTCAACGGCACCTTCATCTATCCTGGcaacaaatgtttgctgaggGCTCATTGTGCACCTGTCACTCTGAGGATGGCAGAGCGCCACGGCAGACAGCGTGCTTCGTCAGCATGGGGCATGGGTTCGGACGTGGCTGCACTGCTTGTTAACTGTGTGTTTAACTTGGGCAGAAACAGTTGGCCACTTGGTGCCTTTGGGATTACTTAAAgatcataagaaaaataattaaatatcttcTGGGCGCTTCTAGGGATGGTATGAAGAAGCATTAGAACAGTTTGAAGAAATCGAGGAGAAAGACCATCAAGCAACTTACCAGCTAGGAGTGATGTACTATGATGGGCTGGGAACCATTCTAAATTCTGTAAGTTAGTGTCTTGGTCACAGTGGGTAAGATTTCATTGTCAGTGGATTGTTGGAcacaattaaaattgtattttaatacttttttttttttctttgagacagagtctcgctgtgtcacccaggctggagtgcagtggcacgacctcggcttactgcaacctccacttcccgggttcaagtgattctcctgcctcagccttaagagtaactgggattacaggcactgccaccatgcctggctaatttttgtatttttaatagagatgggatttcaccatgttggccagggtctactaaaaatacaaaaattagcctggcgtggtagtgcatgcttgtattcccagctacctgggaggctgcagtaagccaagatcatgccactgcactccagcctgggtgacagagcaagacactgtctcaaacaaaaatcaaaatatatttgattgtccagtattattttcttcttttgggtgATGTTTGAAGGTTTGTGTCTGATGGATCTGGGGGTGGAGGGTGCAGATCTGTTCCTGCTAGTGGTTAGAATACCTTCTATGCTTTCCTTGTGACCACAAAGCAGATGTTGTATTAATGCGTAAGATTTGTATATTAGATACAAACTATGAGCACGCAGTAAAAGTATGCTTGAATGGAAGATGGTGTTTGTTAGGGGCTCACAAGTGTATTGTAAGAATTATAAATGTGAAAGAAGTTCCGGGCCATGCTTGCCTTTTAGTCAGTTCTAAGAACTGTGATGATTCAGGATAAGGGTTATTagatgggagggaggagagaaaaaaggaagccCATATTGAGACTTAAATCCACTCAGGCAGCTGTAAACGGAAGGAAATTTCTTATATCCCAGAGCTCCGGGGAGTGCCTGGATAGGAAACGTACTTTTAGAGATTCTTTCTGTCCTTATTGCTTGCCCGGCAGGATCCAGGACAATCGTAACTCTTGGGCACAGATTCATAGTATTACACATCATGTCAGAGGGCGGACACTTCACAGCCTTATTGGGAGAAAGAAATTCAGTTTGGGTAAAACTAAAAACTAGGgtttttttgctctttcttttgtcGAAGGAGAAAGGGGTGGACTACATGAAGAAAATTCTTGATTCTCCATGTCCCAAAGCAAGACACTTAAAATTTGCAGCTGCTTACAACCTCGGAAGAGCTTATTATGAAGGAAAAGGTGTTAAACGATCAAATGAGGAAGCCGAAAGGTAATCCTACCTGGGAACAAGATTAGGTTTGAATGGAATGCCGAAACCAAGAATAACATGCCTCGCTTTCTCGTAGACTGTGGCTTTTCGCAGCAGACAATGGAAATCCCAAAGCTAGTGTGAAGGCTCAAAGTATGCTCGGGCTGTATTACTCAACCAAGGAGCCCAAGGAGTTAGAAAAGGTGACATGCCCCTCTTTTTTAATGCCAGTGTTATATTTAGATTAATATTTGTTTCACtactttttttgagaaaatgatgGGGAATGTTGTTTTAAATCTCTCTTATATTTCCTTAAAATGTAAAGGAAGTGTACATTTTAGGATCTCAAAgcccttttatttataaatgtccCCTTCCCTACCTCTATAGAAGGAAACCATGAATGTGAGAGTATTTTGTGTCCTATAGTATCAAAgctaaaagaagagaaacagtCCTGAAATTACAGCCAAAATCCTTTTAATCATGAATAGATGAATATTAGCAGTGACTTGAGAAATAATTgatactaataaataaaatatactaagaaTTAGTTACAAATAAAGTCCATCTAAgattttcacagaaatacaatctTTCATCCATGGTTGAAACAGTTTCCAAAAAAATCCTATAGGGAGAAGGAAATGGGGGCCGAGTCCTACTTGTAAGAGAGGAGTTAATGGCAAGTTTGCAAGAGGCATATAACAAGTAAGGCCATCTTCGGATAGATGAGCAGCCACCTGGAATTTTGTAAACGAGTTCAAATTCACTGTAGCGGAGTATGAGGCAAATGTGCTTGAGGCTACATACAGCGTTTATCTGGGGTTGTCTTTGATCGCAGGAGCTGCCATCTCTAGAATCCACAGGGAGCTCGAACTCTCCCTCACCATCAGCAGTCTCCTCTCCTCCGCTGGGCCGCATGGCTTTCAGACACTTAGTTCCCATTTGGCACCTTCCTGATCCCTACTCTGGAAGGTCCCCAAATCCTGAAACCTAGGACAGCTGGTGCTTCTCTGCCATAAGCTGTCTGGACTGTGACCTCATCTGCACTGCAGAGAGACGGCAGAGGAACTCACCTCCACACAGCGTTAGGCATGTGTGCTAGTGTGAAACGCGTCCAAAGGCCTACAGCTCTTTCCTAGAGATGATTAATAGTGCTACCTAGGAGCCACAGATTTCTGTCTAGTATCCCCTTATAATTTCATCTAGTGGATCACAAATACAATGATGAAACTGTGCTTTTCTTAGGCATTTTACTGGCATTCAGAAGCGTGTGGCAATGGAAATCTGGAGTCCCAGGGTGCACTTGGTCTCATGTACTTGTACGGACAAGGCATCCGGCAGGATACGGAAGCTGCCCTGCATTGCTTAAGAGAAGCAGCAGAACGCGGAAACGTCTATGCTCAAGGGAATCTCGTGGAGTATTACTATAAGATGAAATTTTTTACAAAGTGTGTTGCATTTTCTAAAAGGTGAATGTCTTTGTCTGTTtcgtgctgctgtaacagaataccacacacTAGGtattaagaaacagaaatttatttcccacggTTCCAGAGGccaggaagttcaagatcaaggtaggTGtggttgtctggtgagggctgcaaCCTCCAGAGGGGAGGACCATCACGTCCTCACGTGACAGCGGAAAGCTACAGGAAACCTCTTTTATAAAAAGGGCTTTCGTCCTATTCATGAGGGAGGTGCTCTCATGGCCTCATCGCCTCTTGAGGGCCCCACCTCTTGATACGATCACACTAGCAACACTGGGATTTTGGAGGGAACTTTATTCAAACCCTAGCAGTAGTGTTGGAATAAACTGGATGAAAGCATTGACAAGAATGCCTAAGAATGTTCTATGCCAAACCCTTCACAGAGCTTTCTGCGGTATTAGCAATGgtagctactgagcacttgaaatgtgtctAATGCAACTTAGCACtaaacttttaaatgttaattaacaTAAATATTCATATGGCTAGTGGTTACCATACTGGATAGCACAATTCTATGCCATTAGCCTTCAAGATTTCAGTGCTACTAGCTGAAGCAAGTTGCTTAAGGAGCAATTGCTTTATGTGTAAGAAGAGAATACCTTTATAGCAGGATCATAATAGTGTACTTAACACAGCTTGGCATATCACACCTTTATcatgtcttcatttcttcctaCACTCCTCGGCCATGCAGTTCTATAACTGCACAACTAAATATAGCTCCATAAGAACTGAACATGAGAATATGGTTAAAAGACTGAGACTAtatctaataaaatatacaaaaacgtCTTTTCCCGGAGTCTGTAAGGCTCCATGTACTTTCCTACACTTATTTACCCAGTGTATAAAAGCAGTGTGTCGGGGACATAGACCTGGGTGTACTCTGGAGTGCCCATCAGACTCTGCGTGTGCTGGTGTTTCCCAGTCACACCCTTCCCACAGCGCCAGGTCTCCCCTCTCTGCGAGCCCTAGTGCAGGGCAGTGATCTACAAGaggatgaagggagggaggggctgctTCTACCCGCGTCCCCAGCGTCTCGGGCTCCAGGCAGCAGACCACTTACAGGAGTGATTGCCAATATCTCAAAGCAAGTGTCCGTCTTAGTTAGAACTAAAGctttaaatcattctttaaaatCTTTGGCGTTTTCCATTATTTCCCACATTCCTACTCCATTAACATTGTGGTTAATgtggaggtgactggatcacatGCTCACATGATTCTACGTATTTGTGTCTGGGTATAAAGGATGACTTCTTTCCCTTGTCCGTTTTTAAAGACGTGCTAGTGAAAGGGTTTTCTGGTCCTATGTGGCTAATGTCCAAATTGAAGGTGGCTGTTTCCATACGTGATCCAGAGAAGTGGAAAATGCTTTCTTCTCCACGCAGTTTAAATCCACAAAGTGACATTAAACTTCCAAGAGTatatgacaagaaaaaagaaacatacctTTGTTTTCTAATGGTGATTGAGCCTGCTGAGCATAATTACAGAGACGATGTAAAGTCACCACTAGGGTAAGCTCGTCTTCTCCTGGTATGAGTTGGCTATACGAACCCTTCACCACGCAGCAAACAACTTAGTTCTCAAAGCAGTAGAGAGAAATCACTTCGGGGACAAGGTCAGTTTCTAGGCACATCGTTTTACAAACACTTACGCCATAACTGATGTCCTTTTCCATTTCACCACTCTACGTCTTCTCAGGATTGCTGACTATGATGAGGTGCACGACATCCCCATGATTGCCCAGGTCACAGACTGTCTCCCGGAGTTCATCAGCAGAGGCATGGCAATGGCATCCTTCTACCACGCAAGGTGTCTCCAGCTCGGCTTGGGCATCACCAGGGATGAAGCAACGGCTAAGCACTATTATTCTAAAGTAAGCGTTAGAACAAAATATCAGTTCACCCAAAGAGAAACTGCCAGGCTTTAGTTGCAACTTGAAGGGTTTTACGGATTAGTGTTTTTTCTACTCAATTACTGTGCAGATAACCTCTGTCTACAGAGACGCTGTCAGACATGCAGATTGTTTGCAGACAATTGTCAGATTCTTATTAGCATAATTTTGCTCAAATGATTAAAAGCCCTATTTTGATGCAAATTACTCTTTCATTCTACTATCTGCAGCCTAAGGCCCAGCACTAAGACCTTAAAGCTGAACAGTTTATGTCTTTCATCTAAAAAAGTGTGAACCTATGTGTTCATTCTAGTACGGTAATGAAATACGGTCTAAAGGGTTTTTTGAGCATGACATCTACCCCACTCAGGAGGGATATTCTTGAGCTTGAGGTAGTCAGTGAAAATAAGCCTTTCATATTTTAATCCGTGTGATCAATTTATTTAGATCCCAAATGCATTTCACATCTCAAAGTaactactaaaaactaaaaagcaaggGCTGTGGCAAttgcgggggtgggggggcggtAAAGGAGATCATTATGAATActaagtttggatttttttttttttcaaagaaaacccaaaaagctGGGCCATCATATCCATGAGTCAAAATTAGAATTACATCATAGCAGACTTGGTAGAGCAGTGTTTGTAGTGCACAGATCGCTCAGCCTGAGTGGGGAACAAGGGAAGGAACAGTCTTCTCAGTCCCTTGGCTGACTCTGATATTACCGCAGTGGTTCCCAAGCTTCTCTGCATGTTAAAATCACCCGAGGATCTTTTACAAATTCCAAAGTTCAGGCCttatttcagaaaatttcaaTCATGGTCTCTAGGAGACAGAAGCATATTTGTTGAAGCTCCCCGTGGGATTCCAATGTCAGGTAAGTTTGGGAACcctaaattactttaaaattaaaacttccaGAGCATCAAAGCCATAttaacacacagacacacagcacaCAGCCAAATGCAACTGATCTTTAAGATATTTACCTCTACTCCATTCTTCGTATGAATAAACGGTTGTctaacttttttcatttaaatgctCTCTGTAccggcggggcacagtggctcatgcctgtaatcccagcactttgggaggctgaggcgggcagatcattgaggtcaggagttcgagaccagcctggccaacatggtgaaacccagtgtctactaaaaatactaaataaccccgtctctactgaaaaataaaattagccaggtgtggtagtgtgtgcctgtaatcccagctacttgggaggctgaggcaggagaattgcttgaacctgggagcagaggttgcagtgagccaagatcacaccactgcactccagcctgggactccgtctcaaaaaaaaaaaaaaaaaaaaaaaagtgctctctGTACTATACCAATTTCCAAACCAAGCTGATTTCAGGTTCTATCCTATCCTTAATATCCTTAGAAAACTCTAgtcaaacatattttgaaatgtggtATATAGTCATCCTGCATAAAGCAGCAAAacaaggccaggtacggtggctcaggcctgtaatcccagcactttgggaggccgaggtgggaggattacctgaggccaggagtttgagaccaacctgtccaatatggcaaaatcccatctctactagaaatacaaaaattagcccatcatggtagcacgtgcctgtggccccagctactcgggaggctgaggcacgagaatcgcttcaGCCTGCAAGGAGGAgtgttgcagtgagcggaggttgtgccgctgcactccagcctgggcaacagagtgagactccatctcaaaaaaaaaaaaagcaaaacagattcCAATCTGAGAATGATTTTCCATATGATGGGAGAAAATAACCCCATTACTCTGCATCTAGGATACTGTACTCTAGGACTCTAGGATACGCATCAAGGATACTGGAGTCAGTTTGGGCCATTGGGGATACTGATAAAACGGAGATAATTTAGAGGCAGTGAACCAGTGAAGGGTCTGGAATGAGGCATGATATGAGAACAGAAACCTTCTCTCTCAGAGCAAAAGGACACGAGGGATCCTGACAGTGGCCTTCACTGGACCGGCAGTGTCCCACAGGAAGGGAACAGGTGGGGAGGGAGCGGAATCAGAGCCCATGGCAGGCAGTGTGTTATGGCAGACGGTGAGGCTGTAAGATGGTAACTGGGACCTCGAGGTGGCAGACCCAGGCCTGCTCTCAGCTCTGCCACCGTCAGGCAGGGAGACTCCAACTTCCTGGAGTCTTAGGTTTCTGTGAAACCAGCATTACGTATTCTGTTAGGACCCTTCAAGGATTCTAGAGTGCATGGAGAGAAATACCAGCCTAAAATAAGGGCGAGTTTTCTAACACAACAattcaggaaacaaacaaaaacacaggttTTCTCTAAAGGTGGCAACTTCCTGCTACTGGAAGCACACAAGCAAACACCTAGTGACCAACTGTCATGGCTACTGAAGGGACAATTTCTGCACAGAGTGGGGTTTGGATGAGAGCTCTGTCCCGCATTGTTGCCAGTCTAGAAATTATGCACCTTGTCACTGTTTAGACATCGTAAGACTATTTTagctatatattttaaagtaagattATTACAGATGCTGTTATTCACATACTGAGATCATAACAACTTTGAGGCCAAATGTTAATGCTTTCCATTTTACTTATCTTAATAATTCATGACATACAATGCCATCATTGGTGCTTAAGTTCCCTTGATTCTTGACActgataaaatgtttttcaaattgatCCATTCTGCAGAGGTTAAAGTAGGACATCAGAATAGAAAGTATCTTAACAAATTTCCTTGAAATTTACTGTACTATTcttaaaaatgaatcaaaaaagaaaaaaaaaaaaagaagaaagacccaAACAATGAGAATGTATCTAAATATCTGACTCTCTTTGGTTTCAAGGCTTGTCGTCTGAACCCTGCACTGGCAGATGAACTTCACTCCTTACTTATTCGTCAAAGAATTTAGACCACGATGTATTTCAACAAAGACCATCCATGCTAACACCGCACaatgtgtgtatctttatagtagctacgactggttattttgcacatcgCAAATTACACTATCCTGGGTATTTTACAGGTGACATGTTACTTCGTTCTTGAATTTGTATGCGGTTAAGTTTTGCACCTTGAAACCTAGACACAAGGTCAAATTGCTGCAGGAGTCCTCAGAGGTCCACCTCTTACCCTACAGACTGGCCTAGACCATATCAAGTATCAAAACCATTCTACACAGCaagtctcttttttcctttcttaaatacCAAGTCTCCAAAAAGACTTAGTTTAGCTTTAGTAAGTTCAGAAGTAGAAATGATACAAACGTATTTAAAACCATCATTTGAAAGtttaattctttatatttgtctcttagttttgtgaattttgaatgtttaaattttgtttcagtcatttaaaattttttaatgtaaattcacAAAACTAATTAAGGgtaaaagacatttaaagaattaaacttGAATAAGTGTGTGTAGCATTTCTACTTCTGAAGTTATTAAAGCTAAAACTGCACTAAGCCTTTTGAGACATCCTCTATTCTTAAAAAGCTCATAAATAATTGGCtaatttattacatataaacTTCAAAAAAGTGGGTTATAAGACACTGCTTTGGAAACTTACCCCTCCAAATCTTCCCTCAAAGATCTTAATGTAATGAGTAAAACAACTGCtatatacatatgcagaatgtgtaataaaacaaaaagcaattgctatttgaaaatatttataagaaagttAAAGCAAATTGTTTCTTTGTGCTTCAgctcattttctacatttttaaaaccctGTGGTAAAAACCTGAATGAAATCATCTACAAGAACTACAACTAAATACTGTTAAATTAGCAAAAGGCTTTCCTTATATAGATGACATCTATGAAGGCAAAAGGTGACAGTAAAAACAGTAAGATCCATATGCTTAAGACTGTACAAGGCTATTCATTTGTGAAACAAATATACATATCGAAGACAGGTCTCAGAAATACCTTAACTAtccctttttaaataaacatattaaatgatgtggctttattttataaatcacaaCCATCCCGACAGTGGATTTAAACAAGATTTCTTTTTCGTCATGGGAAAATGCAGTTAATATGGAGGTGATAGTCACTAAACTGTTGAATGGCAGAAAAGTATTTGCTCTAGTTTTATGTTCTGGCTTGTCTGTATTGCTTGAACTTCATTTTGTCTTTGCGTAAGGGAAGAAATTTCAACAGACTCAGGTTTGAGATATCTCAAATTGTCATGTATTTCTGTCTCAAATCTCTTAATACCATCCATGTAACATTCCTTCAACCACTTGAAGATCCAAATTCCCAACCAGTATTCTCTTCTCCACACTTAATCCAGTTcctaaagattcttttttttttttttttttttgagacggagtctatctgtcacccaggctggagtgcagtggcacgatcttggctcacagcaagctccgcctcccgggttcacgccattctcctgcctcagcctcccgagaatctttagggtcgggcgcggtggctcacgcctgtaatcccagcactttgggaggctgaggcgggcagatcacctgaggtcaggggatcgagacgagcctggccaacgtggtgaagcccttcctctactgaaaatacaaaaattagctgggcgtgtagtcccagctactcaggaggctgaggcaggagaatggcttgaaaccgagaggcggagcttgcagtgagctgagattgtgcaattgcactccagcctgggcgacaagagcgaaattccgtctccagaaaaaaaaaaaagaatcttaaaatagGAA is a window encoding:
- the LRP2BP gene encoding LRP2-binding protein, producing MKLTSEKLPKNPFYASISQYAAKNQKSFQWKKEKTDHYSHANLVDKALQLLKKRILKGDTLAYFLRGQLYFEEGWYEEALEQFEEIEEKDHQATYQLGVMYYDGLGTILNSEKGVDYMKKILDSPCPKARHLKFAAAYNLGRAYYEGKGVKRSNEEAERLWLFAADNGNPKASVKAQSMLGLYYSTKEPKELEKAFYWHSEACGNGNLESQGALGLMYLYGQGIRQDTEAALHCLREAAERGNVYAQGNLVEYYYKMKFFTKCVAFSKRIADYDEVHDIPMIAQVTDCLPEFISRGMAMASFYHARCLQLGLGITRDEATAKHYYSKACRLNPALADELHSLLIRQRI